Proteins encoded by one window of Haladaptatus sp. ZSTT2:
- a CDS encoding acyl-CoA dehydrogenase family protein, protein MDFSKTDTQRMVSAQLREYIDENVVGETENWDSGENFPEKVYQDLVKMGIIGTLLPEELDGQGFGIHTGGIIMEELGRGDVGLANVVHNQILGNVTLSEHGNEMHKEIAAANARGENKLSFGLTEPDHGSDARAIETYAEKDGDEWVINGEKIAITSSQYADYNITFCRLGDSKDFRAFLVPLDAPGVEVLPYHAIGTAIDGWGQIFFDDVRVPEENMVSEKDAFKIAMETFDYTRPWIGYLCIGCAQKTVEQTIEYIKERETFGKPVATNQGPQFQVAEMLTKLDVARLKCDEVCWRLENGMDHTKDAAMSKWYSAEVSFQVVKECTVLHGHYGYSQESGIGQRFSDIMGNVIADGTPQILKLIIARETFGREYM, encoded by the coding sequence ATGGATTTCAGCAAGACGGACACACAGCGGATGGTCAGTGCACAACTTCGGGAATATATCGACGAAAACGTCGTTGGCGAGACGGAAAACTGGGATTCTGGTGAGAACTTCCCCGAGAAGGTCTATCAGGACTTGGTGAAGATGGGCATTATCGGCACCCTGCTCCCCGAGGAACTGGACGGCCAAGGCTTCGGGATTCACACCGGCGGCATCATCATGGAGGAACTCGGCCGCGGTGACGTGGGCCTCGCAAACGTCGTCCACAACCAAATTCTCGGGAACGTCACACTGAGCGAACACGGCAACGAGATGCACAAGGAGATTGCCGCGGCGAACGCTCGCGGCGAGAACAAGCTGTCCTTTGGGTTGACCGAGCCAGACCACGGTTCCGACGCACGGGCAATCGAAACCTACGCGGAAAAAGACGGCGACGAGTGGGTGATAAACGGCGAGAAGATTGCGATTACCTCCTCGCAGTACGCAGACTACAACATCACCTTCTGCCGACTGGGCGACTCGAAGGATTTCCGGGCGTTCCTCGTCCCACTCGACGCACCGGGCGTCGAGGTGCTGCCGTATCACGCAATCGGCACCGCAATCGACGGCTGGGGCCAGATTTTCTTCGACGACGTGCGCGTCCCAGAGGAGAACATGGTCTCTGAGAAGGACGCGTTCAAGATTGCGATGGAGACGTTCGACTACACGCGGCCGTGGATTGGGTATCTCTGTATCGGCTGTGCGCAAAAGACGGTCGAACAGACCATCGAGTACATCAAAGAGCGCGAAACCTTTGGCAAACCGGTGGCGACGAACCAAGGCCCACAGTTCCAAGTTGCGGAGATGCTCACGAAACTCGACGTGGCCCGCCTGAAGTGTGACGAGGTGTGCTGGCGGTTAGAAAACGGCATGGACCACACGAAAGACGCGGCCATGTCGAAGTGGTACTCGGCGGAAGTGAGCTTTCAAGTCGTCAAAGAGTGCACCGTGCTTCACGGCCACTACGGCTACTCACAGGAGTCAGGGATTGGCCAACGGTTCTCCGACATCATGGGCAACGTCATCGCGGACGGCACCCCACAGATTCTGAAACTCATCATCGCGCGCGAGACGTTCGGGCGCGAATACATGTAA